The Opitutus sp. ER46 genome contains the following window.
AGCGCCACCACCAGCAGCAGGACCAGCGCCCCAAGCCAGCCGACACGGGCATCCACGGCCGGTGAGGATCCGCACCTGGTTGGGTTAGCTTCGAGCGAAGATGACACGCCGCTCCAGCAAGCGATGTCCGCTGCCCGAGTAAACGCGGAATTCGGGCGGCCGGGCCGCCAATATACAAAAACGGCGGCGCCGCCGATAGGCTCCGCCGCCGTGGTCAGAAAGGGAGGGCCGTCGGGCTTACGCCATGAACGCCGTGACGAGCGCGTTCAGGAAGAGCGACACGCCGGACCCGATGCCCGTGACACCCGCCGCCACTAGGCTCGAGACGCCGATCATGATGCCGCAGTAGATCACGCCGATCGCGGCGTTGTTGGCCTTGAACTCCGCCTTTTCGTCGATGCCGACGGTCAGCTTGTCCATCACCCGGAACACGACGGTGATCGCGAAGCTCGCCACGGCGATCGCGACGAAGAGGTTGATGACGCCCGCCACGAGGCCGATCACCCCGTTCAGCACCCCGCTGGCGCCGAGCGTGAGCAGCGAGCGGGTCATCGCGTCGATGCCGCCGGAGATCACCCGCGTGTACGAGATCACGACCCCGGCCGCGAGCAGCGCGACCGCGACGTTCTTCGCCTTGATCTCGCCCCAGATGTCGATGCCGCCGAGCAGGCGGGACAGAAGGGCCAGGCCCTTGTTGATGGAGAAGGCGGCTAGGCTGAGGCCGACCACCAGTTGGATGACGCCGAGCAGCAGCCCGCCGAGCGAGCCGCCCACGCCCGCCCAGGGACTGGAGGACGTCGCTTCCGCGGCGTGCGC
Protein-coding sequences here:
- a CDS encoding DUF350 domain-containing protein, with the protein product MKNRIFGQVLKSLILVAVVASTATAAHAAEATSSSPWAGVGGSLGGLLLGVIQLVVGLSLAAFSINKGLALLSRLLGGIDIWGEIKAKNVAVALLAAGVVISYTRVISGGIDAMTRSLLTLGASGVLNGVIGLVAGVINLFVAIAVASFAITVVFRVMDKLTVGIDEKAEFKANNAAIGVIYCGIMIGVSSLVAAGVTGIGSGVSLFLNALVTAFMA